The nucleotide sequence GGCAAGTCGTTCCGTTTCATCAAAGGCCCCGTGTTCTCGAATATCGTGCTCGCCGACGAGATTAACCGCACGCCGCCGAAAACCCAGTCCGCACTCCTTCAGGCGATGCAGGAACGGCAGGTGACCGTCCTCGGCGAGACCTACGAACTCCCCGACCCGTTCTTCGTGATGGCGACCCAGAACCCGATCGAATACGAGGGCACATACCCGTTACCGGAAGCCCAGCTCGACCGTTTTCTTTTATTTATTTATATCGGGTATCCGAAGCGGGATGAAGAAGTACAGATCATCGGCGCGGATTCCGGGAAACTTTCGGAACTGCGGGCGGTGATAGACGCGAAGGAGCTCAGGAAGCTGACTGAGGAGACCCGTAATATCCCGGTATCGGATAAGGTGAAGGATTATGTGGTGGAACTCGTGCGGGGTACGCGCCCGTCGGAGAGCAAGCTCGGATTCGTGAAGAATTATATCGAATGGGGCGCCGGGCCGCGCGCTACCCAGATGCTCGTACGCGCCGCGCGGGCGCGCGCCGCTATGGATTCTAAAAAAATGGTCGATAAAGAAGATATAGACTCCGTGCTGATCCCGGTGCTCAAGCACAGGATTATCCCGAATTATAACGCGGTATCCGAACGCATCGATGTTTCGGACCTCATCGGGGAAATACGGAAAAAAGTCGAGGCGGTATTATGAACCGTGTCTACCGTTACGTTATCTGTCTGATCGCGCTTTTCAGTGTCTACGGCTTCTCCAAATCCGTGTGGACGACCGTGCCGATCTACCATATCAATATCAAACCGGGCGATATCGTCCGCATCAAGTTCACGGAAAAAACCCTGCTGAAATATAAGATCGAGAAGATACAGAACAATAATGCCGCCCAGAAGGGACTGACCGGCAAGGGCGAGATGTTCTCGTTCTTCCCTGACGTCGAGCTCAAATCGGACGATACGGTCAAATCTAAGAACCAGCTGAATATCGATAACCAGAGTAAGTTCACGGTATCCGCGAAGGTGGAGAGCGTGAACGACGGGATTGTGACGCTATCGGCGTCGACGAAGAATGTAATCAACGGGCAGATATTCGGGGTCGAACTGAGCGGGGAATGCGCGGTCAAGTTCATCAACCCCGATTACTCGGTGTTCTCCTACGACGTGCACAACCTCGATTTCGC is from Brevinematales bacterium and encodes:
- a CDS encoding AAA domain-containing protein, which codes for SLARTLDLTFNRIQFTTDMVPSDITGTEVLTAGIKEGKSFRFIKGPVFSNIVLADEINRTPPKTQSALLQAMQERQVTVLGETYELPDPFFVMATQNPIEYEGTYPLPEAQLDRFLLFIYIGYPKRDEEVQIIGADSGKLSELRAVIDAKELRKLTEETRNIPVSDKVKDYVVELVRGTRPSESKLGFVKNYIEWGAGPRATQMLVRAARARAAMDSKKMVDKEDIDSVLIPVLKHRIIPNYNAVSERIDVSDLIGEIRKKVEAVL